The following proteins come from a genomic window of Microcoleus sp. bin38.metabat.b11b12b14.051:
- a CDS encoding TPM domain-containing protein, translated as MTRLLKQLFNWRNYLQPAAIAIAIVLIASQIAVLPALATGVYEIPMLSAGDRTWVFDKGDVLSRSSESNISSVLDTLEQKTGKQVRFVTIHRLDYGETTATFTDQLFEQWFPAKEDQTNQILLVLDTVTNSAAIRTGEGVKSLLSDEIAQSVAGETVQVPLREANKYNEAFTAASSRIATVMSGEPDPGAPKVVDNIQVEGTFKTAEETDQGNATVIVVVLLVLATVIPMVTYFWYQGFS; from the coding sequence AAATTATCTCCAACCAGCAGCGATCGCGATCGCGATCGTCCTGATCGCATCCCAGATAGCGGTACTGCCGGCCTTGGCGACGGGCGTGTACGAAATACCGATGTTGTCGGCGGGCGATCGAACTTGGGTGTTTGACAAAGGCGACGTACTCAGCCGCAGCAGCGAAAGCAACATCAGCAGCGTGCTCGACACCTTGGAACAGAAAACAGGAAAACAAGTCAGGTTTGTCACCATCCACCGCCTAGACTACGGCGAAACAACTGCCACTTTCACCGACCAATTATTTGAACAGTGGTTTCCCGCAAAAGAAGACCAGACCAATCAAATTTTACTCGTTCTCGACACTGTTACCAACAGTGCGGCAATTCGTACCGGCGAAGGGGTTAAATCCCTGCTAAGCGATGAAATTGCCCAGAGTGTAGCTGGAGAAACCGTCCAAGTGCCGCTGCGCGAAGCCAACAAATACAACGAAGCATTTACCGCAGCCAGTTCGCGGATTGCGACTGTGATGTCGGGCGAACCCGATCCGGGCGCGCCTAAAGTTGTGGACAACATTCAAGTTGAAGGCACATTTAAGACGGCTGAAGAAACAGACCAAGGTAATGCCACAGTTATTGTGGTTGTGCTGTTGGTATTGGCGACAGTGATTCCGATGGTGACTTATTTCTGGTATCAAGGTTTTTCGTAA